In one Populus nigra chromosome 12, ddPopNigr1.1, whole genome shotgun sequence genomic region, the following are encoded:
- the LOC133669378 gene encoding U-box domain-containing protein 9-like: MAEAGVLETMPRTMTKETELKKELEKLVKTILVEEDYRVEVTDEAMRILSVLKELKFKKSSKVVEVVDNTVIPEEFICPISKKIMNDPVVLATGQTYDRPFIQRLLNEGHRTCPQTQQVISHTFLTPNHLVQEMISKWCMERGIELPKPLVDDDVHTDADRVYLKSLLEKMSSSLSDQKEAAKELRRLTKRMRSFRSLFSDSTDAISQLLNPLSSGRANTHPDLLEDLITTIFNLSIHENNKQLFAENPHVIPLLVESVRSGTIETRRNAAAALFSLSALDSNKLIIGKSGALEPLIGLLEEGHPPAMKDAALAIFNLCRVLENRVRAVQEGAVRVILKKIMDCILVDELLATLAILTSQQEAVEEMGLLGAVPCLIDIIRESSSERNKENCAAILHTICLNDHTKWRAIMEEEKANATLSILAENGTSRARRKANGILKILNGAASIIHTL, from the exons atGGCTGAAGCTGGAGTTCTTGAAACTATGCCACGTACAATGACAAAGGAAACAGAGTTAAAGAAAGAATTGGAGAAACTAGTAAAGACAATTCTTGTCGAGGAGGATTATAGAGTGGAGGTTACTGATGAGGCCATGAGGATTTTGAGTGTCTTGAAAGAATTGAAATTCAAGAAATCATCGAAGGTGGTGGAG GTGGTGGATAATACAGTTATCCCTGAAGAATTTATATGTCCCATTTCAAAGAAGATAATGAATGACCCTGTTGTCCTGGCTACTGGACAG ACCTACGATCGACCATTCATCCAAAGATTGCTAAATGAAGGGCACAGAACATGTCCCCAGACCCAGCAAGTCATTTCTCATACTTTCCTGACCCCTAATCATTTGGTGCAAGAAATGATTTCAAAGTGGTGCATGGAGCGTGGAATTGAGCTACCAAAGCCCCTAGTTGATGATGATGTGCATACTGATGCTGACAGAGTCTATTTGAAGTCACTGCTTGAAAAGATGTCCTCTTCCCTTTCtgatcaaaaagaagctgcaaAGGAGCTTCGGCGTCTAACTAAAAGGATGCGATCATTTCGGTCCCTTTTCAGTGACTCAACCGATGCTATTTCTCAATTGCTCAATCCACTATCATCAGGCAGAGCTAACACTCACCCTGATCTGCTAGAAGATTTGATTACAACAATTTTCAACCTCTCcattcatgaaaataataagcAGCTATTTGCAGAAAATCCACATGTCATCCCTCTGCTTGTTGAATCTGTAAGATCTGGAACCATTGAAACAAGAAgaaatgctgctgctgctctctTCTCCTTATCAGCCCTAGATTCAAACAAGCTCATTATTGGAAAATCTGGTGCTCTAGAACCTCTAATTGGCCTTTTAGAAGAAGGGCATCCACCGGCAATGAAGGATGCTGCATTGGCAATTTTCAACCTTTGTCGTGTCCTTGAGAATAGAGTCAGGGCTGTCCAAGAAGGGGCAGTCAGGGTAATCCTAAAAAAGATAATGGATTGCATCCTTGTTGATGAGTTGTTGGCTACTCTTGCAATACTTACTAGCCAACAGGAGGCTGTTGAGGAAATGGGGCTACTTGGTGCGGTGCCTTGCTTAATTGACATTATAAGGGAGAGTAGTTCTGAGCGCAACAAGGAGAATTGTGCTGCGATTTTACATACAATCTGTCTAAATGACCACACTAAATGGCGGGCCATCATGGAAGAGGAAAAGGCCAATGCTACACTTTCGATACTTGCTGAGAATGGGACTTCAAGAGCCAGGAGGAAAGCTAATGGCATTCTCAAGATACTGAATGGAGCTGCTTCAATCATACATACTCTATGA
- the LOC133670243 gene encoding germin-like protein subfamily 1 member 14 — MKRVHFLATFVFLAFAASFAFASDPSPLQDFCVAINDTKDGVFVNGKFCKDPKLATANDFFFSGLNIARSTSNPVGSVVTPANVAQIPGLNTLGISLVRIDYAPYGGLNPPHTHPRATEILTVLEGTLYVGFVTSNPDNRLITKVLNPGDVFVFPVGLIHFQFNVGKTKASAIAALSSQNPGVITIANAVFGSTPPIRSDVLAKAFQVDKNIVDYLQKQFWYDNN, encoded by the exons ATGAAAAGAGTTCATTTTCTTGCAACTTTTGTCTTTCTGGCTTTCGCTGCCTCATTTGCCTTTGCCTCCGACCCTAGTCCTCTACAGGATTTTTGTGTAGCCATCAATGATACTAAGGATGGTG TGTTCGTGAATGGGAAATTCTGCAAGGACCCAAAGCTTGCCACAGCAAATGATTTCTTCTTTTCAGGGCTCAACATTGCCAGAAGCACCTCCAATCCAGTTGGCTCGGTGGTCACTCCAGCTAATGTTGCTCAAATTCCAGGGCTCAATACTCTTGGAATATCGCTGGTTCGCATTGATTATGCACCATACGGTGGCCTAAACCCACCACACACACACCCTCGTGCCACGGAGATCCTAACAGTCCTGGAGGGAACTCTCTATGTTGGCTTTGTCACATCGAACCCTGATAATCGTCTCATCACCAAAGTCCTAAACCCGGGAGATGTTTTCGTGTTCCCAGTTGGACTCATTCACTTCCAATTCAATGTGGGGAAAACCAAAGCTTCGGCCATTGCTGCCTTGAGCAGCCAGAACCCTGGTGTAATTACAATCGCAAATGCAGTCTTCGGATCCACTCCACCAATTAGATCTGATGTTCTCGCCAAGGCCTTCCAAGTGGACAAGAATATAGTGGACTATCTCCAGAAGCAATTCTGGTATGACAACAACTAG
- the LOC133668998 gene encoding U-box domain-containing protein 9-like — translation MAESGVLETMQRTMTKETELKKELEKLVKTILVEEDYRVEVTDEAMRILSVLKELKFEKSSKVVDNTVIPEEFICPISKKIMNDPVVLATGQTYDRPFIQRLLNEGHRTCPQTQQVISHTFLTPNHLVQEMISKWRKERGIELPKPLVDDDVHTDADRVYLKSLLEKMSSSLSDQKEAAKELRLITKRKPSFRALFSDSTDAIPQLLNRLSPGRANTHPDLQEDLITTIFNLSIHENNKQLFAENPHVIPLLVESVRSGTIETRRNAAAALFSLSSLDSNKLIIGKAGALKPLIGLLEEGHPPAMKDAALAIFNLCLVLENKVRAVQEGAVRVILKKIMDCILVDELLATLAILTSQQEAVEEMGLLGAVPCLIDIIRESSSERNKENCAAILHTICLNDRTKWRAVMEEEKANATLSILAEHGTSRAKRKANGILKILNRAASITHTL, via the exons atggctgAATCTGGAGTTCTTGAAACGATGCAACGTACAATGACAAAGGAAACAGAGTTAAAGAAAGAATTGGAGAAACTAGTAAAGACAATTCTTGTCGAGGAGGATTATAGAGTGGAGGTTACTGATGAGGCCATGAGGATTTTGAGTGTCTTGAAAGAATTGAAATTCGAGAAATCTTCGAAGGTGGTGGATAATACAGTTATCCCTGAAGAATTTATATGTCCCATTTCAAAGAAGATAATGAATGACCCTGTTGTCCTGGCAACTGGACAG ACCTACGATCGACCATTCATCCAAAGATTGCTAAATGAAGGGCACAGAACATGTCCCCAGACCCAGCAAGTCATTTCTCATACTTTCCTGACTCCTAATCATTTGGTGCAAGAAATGATTTCAAAGTGGCGCAAGGAGCGTGGAATTGAGCTACCAAAGCCCCTAGTTGATGATGATGTGCATACTGATGCTGACAGAGTCTATTTGAAGTCACTGCTTGAAAAGATGTCCTCTTCCCTTTCtgatcaaaaagaagctgcaaAAGAGCTTCGGCTTATAACTAAAAGGAAGCCATCATTTCGGGCCCTTTTCAGCGACTCAACGGATGCCATTCCTCAATTGCTCAATCGACTATCACCAGGCAGAGCTAACACTCACCCTGATCTGCAAGAAGATTTGATTACAACAATTTTCAACCTCTCcattcatgaaaataataagcAGCTATTTGCAGAAAATCCACATGTCATCCCTCTGCTTGTTGAATCTGTAAGATCTGGAACCATTGAAACAAGAAGAAATGCTGCTGCCGCTCTCTTCTCCTTATCATCCCTAGATTCAAACAAGCTCATTATTGGAAAAGCTGGTGCTCTGAAACCTCTAATTGGCCTTTTAGAAGAAGGGCATCCACCGGCAATGAAGGATGCTGCATTGGCAATATTCAACCTTTGTCTTGTCCTTGAGAATAAAGTCAGGGCTGTCCAAGAAGGGGCAGTCAGGGTAATCCTAAAAAAGATAATGGATTGCATCCTTGTTGATGAGTTGTTGGCTACTCTTGCAATACTTACTAGCCAACAGGAGGCTGTTGAGGAAATGGGGCTACTTGGTGCGGTGCCTTGCTTAATTGACATTATAAGGGAGAGTAGTTCTGAGCGCAACAAGGAGAATTGTGCTGCGATTTTACATACAATCTGTCTAAATGACCGCACTAAATGGCGGGCCGTCATGGAAGAGGAAAAGGCCAATGCTACACTTTCGATACTTGCTGAGCATGGGACTTCAAGAGCCAAGAGGAAAGCTAATGGCATCCTCAAGATACTGAATAGAGCTGCTTCAATCACACATACTCTATGA
- the LOC133668987 gene encoding germin-like protein subfamily 1 member 7 translates to MEGLKFVLVFVLLALASSFASAFDPSPLQDFCVAVDETDGVFVNGKFCKDPKDVTEKDFFSSGLNIPGDTSGRLGSNVTAVNIEKIPGLNTLGISLARIDFAPYGLNPPHTHPRATEIIVVVEGTLYVGFVTSNLANGDNRLITKALKPGDVFVFPIGLIHFQFNMGKAKALAFAGLSSQNPGVITIANAVFGSDPPINPDVLAKAFQLDKKIVDYLQKAF, encoded by the exons ATGGAAGGGCTAAAGTTTGTACTAGTTTTTGTCCTCTTGGCTCTGGCTTCTTCATTTGCCTCTGCCTTCGATCCTAGTCCTCTTCAGGACTTCTGTGTAGCAGTGGATGAAACCGATGGTG TGTTTGTGAATGGCAAATTCTGCAAGGACCCAAAGGATGTTACTGAAAAGGATTTCTTCTCTTCTGGACTCAACATTCCAGGGGACACTTCCGGTCGTCTTGGTTCAAATGTCACTGCtgtcaatattgaaaaaattccAGGACTCAACACTCTTGGCATATCCTTAGCTCGCATTGATTTCGCTCCATATGGCCTGAACCCACCCCACACTCACCCTCGCGCCACTGAGATCATAGTAGTTGTGGAGGGTACGCTCTATGTTGGCTTTGTTACGTCAAACTTGGCTAACGGAGATAATCGCCTAATCACCAAAGCCTTAAAACCTGGagatgtttttgtgtttccaaTTGGACTCATTCATTTCCAATTCAATATGGGAAAAGCGAAAGCGCTTGCTTTCGCCGGCTTAAGCAGCCAGAACCCTGGTGTGATTACAATTGCGAATGCGGTGTTTGGATCGGATCCACCCATTAATCCTGATGTCCTCGCCAAGGCCTTCCAACTGGACAAGAAGATAGTCGACTATCTTCAGAAAGCATTCTAG
- the LOC133669899 gene encoding uncharacterized protein LOC133669899, with amino-acid sequence MFSNSDDWEYALFGSPWMVADHYLTVRQWHPNFNPNEATIDKVALWMRLPDLAMESCDNKILWRIGDKIGKTLKVDGTTSIGSRGNYARISMEVDLTKPLLAKFQLRRRVRKIVYEGLHLICFHCGQYGHRKEACPHIQHAANLKRSEVVESYGDWIVAKKPGRRLGMKSENTASPKFSDSKQRSQEVMASNEAGNKGKATANNSTKARNIFDIRSPISKQDGRGDPAHGPDAPSTNKEAVFGNIFQRKRKVLDRLGGVQRTMTNGGNPFLHRLERKLTEDYNQTVSQSKIKMSVDFLRG; translated from the exons ATGTTTTCCAATTCAGATGATTGGGAATATGCCTTATTTGGAAGTCCTTGGATGGTGGCGGACCATTATCTTACAGTGAGACAATGGCATCCAAATTTCAATCCCAATGAAGCCACAATAGATAAAGTTGCATTGTGGATGAGACTCCCAGATTTGGCAATGGAGTCTTGTGATAACAAGATTTTGTGGAGAATTGGTGATAAAATTGGCAAGACTCTGAAAGTGGACGGGACAACATCAATTGGTTCTCGTGGGAATTATGCTAGAATCAGTATGGAAGTGGATCTAACAAAGCCTCTTCTGGCAAAGTTCCAGCTGAGACGAAGGGTTCGCAAAATAGTCTACGAGGGCCTGCACCTTATATGTTTCCATTGTGGCCAATATGGTCATAGAAAGGAGGCATGTCCTCATATACAACATGCTGCCAACCTGAAGAG ATCGGAAGTGGTTGAATCCTACGGGGACTGGATTGTGGCGAAAAAGCCGGGGAGGAGATTGGGCATGAAATCTGAAAACACGGCTTCTCCTAAATTTTCAGATTCAAAGCAAAGATCTCAGGAGG TCATGGCCTCTAATGAGGCAGGAAATAAAGGTAAAGCTACTGCTAATAATTCTACGAAGGCAAggaatatatttgatataagaAGCCCAATCAGTAAACAGGATGGTAGGGGGGATCCAGCCCATGGGCCTGATGCCCCTAGTACAAACAAAGAGGCG GTATTTGGGAATATCTTTCAGCGTAAAAGGAAGGTGCTAGATCGGCTTGGTGGTGTTCAACGTACTATGACAAATGGAGGAAATCCATTTCTGCACCGGTTGGAGAGAAAGTTGACAGAGGATTATAACCAGACTGTGTCACAATCAAAAATCAAGATGTCAGTGGATTTCCTACGGGGATAA
- the LOC133670206 gene encoding germin-like protein subfamily 1 member 14, which yields MKRVHFLGTFVFLAFAASFAFASDPSPLQDFCVAINDTKDGVFVNGKFCKDPKLATANDFFFSGLNIARSTSNPVGSVVTPANVAQIPGLNTLGISLVRIDYAPYGGLNPPHTHPRATEILTVLEGTLYVGFVTSNPDNRLITKVLNPGDVFVFPVGLIHFQFNVGKTKASAIAALSSQNPGVITIANAVFGSTPPIRSDVLAKAFQVDNKIVDYLQKQFWYDNN from the exons ATGAAAAGAGTTCATTTTCTTGGAACTTTTGTCTTTCTGGCTTTCGCTGCCTCGTTTGCCTTTGCCTCCGACCCTAGTCCTCTACAGGATTTTTGTGTAGCCATCAATGATACTAAGGATGGTG TGTTCGTGAATGGGAAATTCTGCAAGGACCCAAAGCTTGCCACAGCAAATGATTTCTTCTTTTCAGGGCTCAACATTGCCAGAAGCACCTCCAATCCAGTTGGCTCGGTGGTCACTCCAGCTAATGTTGCTCAAATTCCAGGGCTTAATACTCTTGGAATATCGCTGGTTCGCATTGATTATGCACCATACGGTGGCCTAAACCCACCACACACTCACCCTCGTGCCACGGAGATCCTAACAGTCCTGGAGGGAACTCTCTATGTTGGCTTTGTCACATCGAACCCTGATAATCGTCTCATCACCAAAGTCCTAAACCCAGGAGATGTTTTCGTGTTCCCAGTTGGACTCATTCACTTCCAATTCAATGTGGGGAAAACCAAAGCTTCGGCCATTGCTGCCTTGAGCAGCCAGAACCCTGGTGTAATTACAATCGCAAATGCAGTCTTCGGATCCACTCCACCAATTAGATCTGATGTTCTCGCCAAGGCCTTCCAAGTGGACAACAAAATAGTGGACTATCTCCAGAAGCAATTCTGGTACGACAACAATTAG